Proteins encoded together in one Lathyrus oleraceus cultivar Zhongwan6 chromosome 5, CAAS_Psat_ZW6_1.0, whole genome shotgun sequence window:
- the LOC127087385 gene encoding protein FLX-like 3 encodes MGSRHRVHREPLNPRRGYPQEGPYARGPAMQRPHLPPHPALLEEELEVQHAEMRRIVADNRRLIDERMALQRDLAAAKEELHHMNLAIGDIRAEHEMHSRELVDKSMKLESDLRANEPLKNEVIQLRAEVQKLSSIKQDLSGKVQTLTKDVARLQNDNQQIPSMRAEIDGLHQELMRARTMVDYEKKANMEFMEQRQSMEKNMVSMAREVEKLRAELASMDGRRWGAGVPYGTNFGSPEGGFPPPYADGYGVHMSSAEKGPLYGVGTASRKAHEKPRTNRR; translated from the exons ATGGGATCAAGACACCGTGTTCACAGAGAGCCATTGAATCCTCGAAGGGGGTATCCACAGGAAGGGCCTTATGCTCGCGGCCCAGCTATGCAGCGGCCGCATCTTCCTCCTCACCCGGCATTGTTAGAGGAAGAGCTTGAAGTGCAGCATGCAGAAATGAGGAGGATAGTAGCAGATAACAGGAGGCTGATTGATGAGCGGATGGCTTTGCAGCGCGATCTTGCCGCTGCGAAGGAAGAGCTCCATCACATGAATCTTGCAATTGGTGACATTCGTGCTGAGCATGAGATGCATTCGAGGGAGCTAGTTGACAAAAGCATGAAGTTGGAGTCTGACCTTAGGGCGAATGAGCCGTTGAAGAATGAAGTTATACAACTACGAGCTGAAGTTCAGAAGCTTAGTAGTATCAAACAAGATCTTTCTGGGAAGGTTCAGACACTCACAAAAGATGTTGCTAGGTTACAGAATGATAATCAACAAATTCCTTCAATGCGGGCTGAGATTGATGGATTGCACCAAGAACTGATGCGTGCTAG AACAATGGTGGATTATGAaaagaaggcaaacatggagtTCATGGAACAGAGGCAGTCGATGGAAAAAAACATGGTTTCCATGGCCCGAGAAGTTGAGAAACTTCGTGCTGAGCTTGCTAGCATGGATGGAAGACGTTGGGGAGCTG GTGTGCCTTACGGAACGAATTTTGGTAGCCCAGAGGGGGGTTTCCCACCACCATATGCAGATGGATATGGTGTTCACATG TCTTCTGCAGAGAAAGGTCCCCTTTATGGGGTGGGTACTGCTTCAAGGAAAGCACATGAGAAGCCTCGCACAAATCGTCGTTGA
- the LOC127087384 gene encoding phospholipase D alpha 4 produces MDKRPDLIHGTIEATIFNATPYSPSFPFNCLCINGKPAYVTIKIDNKKVAKTTQESERIWNQTFQVHCAHLADSTITITLKTSCSILGKFHIKAQQLKQESLIDGFFPLLMENGKPNEELKLRFILWFKPANLEPSWSKLLSSEEFQGLRDATFPQRSNCHVKLYHDAHHSPTFQPPLDICGVPRLLWEDVYKAIEGAKYLVYIAGWSFNPKMVLVRDPQTEIPHAREIKLGELLKKKAEEGVSVRIMIWDDETSLPLIKNKGVMNTHDEDAFSYFKHTKVVCRKCPRLHHKFPTIFAHHQKTITMDTKAPNSVNDREIMSFLGGLDLCDGRYDTEKHSLFQTLTKESHYHDFYQTSIVGASLKKGGPREPWHDAHACVTGEAAWDVLTNFEQRWTKQCDSSLLVPANTLQKFIPISSTSTSIERNWKVQVYRSIDHVSASQLFRKLTVETSIHEAYVEAIRRADRFVYIENQYFIGGCHLWRKDRNSGCRNLIPIEIALKIVNKIKARERFAVYIVIPMWPEGGPESEPVQDILHWTRETMTMMYKLIGEAIIESGEPGHPRDYLNFFCLANRENKENEEYIPPHSPHPETEYWNAQNNRRFMVYVHSKLMIVDDLYILIGSANVNQRSMDGQRDTEIAIGGYQSQEGIDHHMTKGDIHAYRMSMWYEHTGRAENLFLEPESLECVQRMCSIGDKMWKIYSSEEIVDMEGVHLVTYPMEVTKDGSVEDLTNGEEHFPDTTSLVKGRRSKLLPSVITT; encoded by the exons ATGGACAAAAGGCCTGACCTCATCCATGGAACAATTGAAGCTACCATCTTCAATGCAACTCCTTACTCTCCTTCATTTCCCTTCAAT TGTTTATGCATAAATGGAAAACCTGCTTATGTGACAATCAAGATAGACAACAAGAAAGTAGCAAAAACAACACAAGAAAGCGAACGTATTTGGAACCAAACATTTCAGGTTCATTGCGCTCACCTAGCTGATTCAACTATCACCATTACACTGAAAACATCATGTTCCATATTAGGAAAATTCCACATCAAGGCACAACAGTTGAAGCAAGAGAGTTTGATTGATGGATTCTTCCCTCTCCTCATGGAAAATGGTAAACCAAATGAAGAACTAAAACTAAGGTTTATATTATGGTTCAAGCCAGCAAATTTGGAACCAAGTTGGTCAAAGCTATTAAGTAGTGAAGAGTTTCAAGGGCTAAGGGATGCTACATTTCCACAAAGATCTAATTGTCATGTTAAGCTCTATCATGATGCTCATCATTCACCTACTTTCCAACCTCCTTTAGATATTTGTGGAGTTCCAAGATTGCTATGGGAAGATGTTTATAAAGCTATTGAGGGTGCAAAGTATTTAGTTTACATTGCAGGATGGTCTTTCAATCCAAAGATGGTTCTG GTTAGAGATCCTCAAACAGAAATCCCACATGCAAGAGAAATAAAGTTAGGTGAACTGTTGAAGAAGAAAGCAGAAGAAGGTGTTTCTGTAAGGATTATGATTTGGGATGATGAGACATCATTGCCACTTATTAAGAACAAAGGTGTGATGAACACACATGATGAGGATGCATTTTCTTACTTTAAACATACAAAAGTAGTATGCAGAAAGTGTCCTAGATTACATCATAAATTCCCAACAATTTTTGCTCATCATCAGAAAACCATAACCATGGATACCAAAGCTCCTAACTCTGTCAATGACAGAGAAATTATGAGTTTTTTGGGCGGTTTAGATTTGTGCGACGGACGGTATGATACCGAGAAACATTCGTTGTTTCAAACACTTACTAAGGAATCACATTACCATGATTTCTACCAGACAAGCATTGTAGGAGCAAGCCTCAAGAAAGGAGGTCCAAGAGAGCCTTGGCATGATGCCCATGCTTGTGTTACTGGCGAGGCGGCTTGGGATGTTTTAACCAATTTTGAACAAAGATGGACCAAACAATGTGATTCATCGCTTCTAGTCCCTGCAAACACCTTACAAAAATTCATTCCTATTTCCTCAACAAGCACTTCCATTGAGAGGAATTGGAAAGTACAAGTATATCGGTCGATTGACCATGTCTCAGCTAGCCAACTGTTTCGAAAACTAACAGTTGAGACTAGCATCCATGAAGCTTACGTCGAAGCAATTAGGCGCGCCGACAGGTTTGTGTACATTGAAAACCAATATTTCATTGGAGGGTGTCATTTGTGGCGGAAAGATAGAAACAGTGGCTGCAGAAATTTGATACCTATTGAGATTGCACTCAAGATAGTCAACAAGATAAAAGCAAGAGAAAGATTTGCAGTGTATATAGTCATACCAATGTGGCCAGAAGGAGGACCTGAGAGTGAACCAGTTCAAGATATACTACATTGGACAAGAGAAACAATGACAATGATGTATAAGTTGATTGGAGAAGCAATTATAGAAAGTGGTGAGCCAGGACATCCAAGAGATTATTTGAATTTCTTTTGCCTTGCAAATAGGGAAAACAAGGAAAATGAAGAATATATTCCTCCACATTCCCCTCATCCTGAAACTGAATATTGGAATGCACAGAACAATAGAAGATTCATGGTTTATGTTCACTCCAAACTCATGATAG TGGACGACCTATATATATTAATAGGATCGGCAAATGTGAACCAGAGATCGATGGACGGGCAAAGAGACACAGAGATTGCGATCGGAGGCTATCAATCTCAGGAAGGAATTGATCACCACATGACCAAAGGTGATATTCATGCATACAGAATGTCAATGTGGTACGAGCACACAGGGAGAGCTGAGAACTTGTTTTTAGAGCCAGAAAGTTTAGAATGTGTGCAGAGAATGTGTTCAATAGGAGATAAAATGTGGAAAATCTATAGTAGTGAAGAAATTGTGGACATGGAAGGTGTACATCTAGTAACTTACCCTATGGAAGTAACAAAAGATGGATCTGTGGAGGACTTAACTAACGGTGAGGAACATTTTCCTGATACAACATCTCTAGTGAAAGGGAGAAGATCAAAGTTATTACCCTCTGTCATTACTACTTAG